TCCACATCGAGGCCCATGAGTGCAGCCGGAAGAAGCCCGAAGAAGGAAAGGGCCGAATACCTCCCTCCAATATCTTTGAAATTGTGAATAATTCCTCCGAAACAGCGTTTCCTGGCTTCAGCCTCCAGGGGACTTCCTGGATCGGTAATGGCAGCAAAATTTCCACCGGCTGACAGACCCTCTATTTCCTCCATCTTCGAATAAAAATAATGGTCAAAGGCGTTAGGCTCCGCAGTGGAGCCCGATTTACTTGCCACGATAAATAGCGTCTCCTTGAGGCTCACCGATCTCTCGATAGCCAGGATAGTCGCGGGATCGGTGGTATCGAGGACTTTGACGGGCATTCCGCCCCGGCCACGGTCGAAAGTTTTTTCGAAAAGAAGGGGCGCGAGGCTGCTCCCTCCCATTCCCATGAGGACCGCCTCCTTCACTCCCTTTGCAAAGACCTCTGAGGTGAATTCATAAATATCGTTTATCATGGAAGCCATTTTTCCGGGTGAGTCGAGCCAGCCGAGGCTGCCCTTTATCTGGTCGATAATTGCTGCATCCTCTTTCCACAGGCTCCCGTCTTTCTGCCAGAGGCGCTCCACGAAATGCTCTTCCGACAGCATCCTCGCCCGCTTGTTGACCGCCTCTTCATGGGGACCCAGGTAAAATACCTGCCTCGCCAACCCTTCTTTCATTGCCTCTGTTTCCTTGTCGCTGGCCCTCTTCATATCGGCACCATCCCTTTCTTTGTATATCCTTTAATCGGCAATTTCATATGCTTCTTTCGGCAGTAATCCGGCAGCCTCTCTGTCACAAAGGAAGAACAGTTTTCCTGAAAGGGGTTTCACCAGGGCAGCCGGAGTATTCCCTCTTTCCCCCTCGACCGTTCTTTTCAGGGCCTTCGCCTTCGCGACCCCGGACACGAGGAATAGTACCCTATCGGAATGATTTATTACCGGCAGGGTAAGGGTTATCCTCACGTGAGGGGCCTTTGGAGCCTGGGCTGCTATGGAGAGGCGGCTCCCTTCCTCGAGCGCGCTACTGCCGGGGAATAGTGATGCGGTATGGCCGTCTTCTCCAATTCCCAAAAGCATGAGGTCGAAACAAGGGAACTGCCCTGCCCTCAGCCGGAAATGACTCCTCAGTTCCTCTTCATACCTTCCCGCCCCTTCTTCGGGGCTCCACGGCCCCATTTTCACCTCATGGATGTTCTCGCGGGGCACGACAGCCTCCTTCAAAAAAGCTTCCTCTATAATACGGAAATTGCTCTCCTTGTCAAGAGGCGGAACAAATCTTTCGTCTACCAGGAAAATATGGGTCTTCTTCCAGTTCAGCCCGTCCTTCCGGCGCGCCAGGGTCCGATAAAGAGGGACAGGGGTCCGACCGCCCGAGAGGGCCACATTCATGACACCCCGTGAGGTCAGCGATGCAGATTCGATCTCACACCACATATTCAGAATAAAGGCTATGCGTGAGGATTCGTTCTCAAAAACGATCGCCCGACCATCCCCTTTGCCCTCCTTATTTGTCACCTCCGG
The window above is part of the Syntrophorhabdaceae bacterium genome. Proteins encoded here:
- the pgl gene encoding 6-phosphogluconolactonase, whose amino-acid sequence is MTNKEGKGDGRAIVFENESSRIAFILNMWCEIESASLTSRGVMNVALSGGRTPVPLYRTLARRKDGLNWKKTHIFLVDERFVPPLDKESNFRIIEEAFLKEAVVPRENIHEVKMGPWSPEEGAGRYEEELRSHFRLRAGQFPCFDLMLLGIGEDGHTASLFPGSSALEEGSRLSIAAQAPKAPHVRITLTLPVINHSDRVLFLVSGVAKAKALKRTVEGERGNTPAALVKPLSGKLFFLCDREAAGLLPKEAYEIAD